From a single Mangifera indica cultivar Alphonso chromosome 19, CATAS_Mindica_2.1, whole genome shotgun sequence genomic region:
- the LOC123202818 gene encoding uncharacterized protein LOC123202818 produces the protein MTSSWKRTLGDVRSFIGNSLGGLRGTSNLASWVVAGTLAYFLWVKPSQELKRQQQERAALAALDPNRYVEKRKPIPDSQTTGLIYGGKNKANRSDE, from the exons ATGACGAGTAGTTGGAAAAGAACACTAGGTGATGTGAGGTCGTTTATAGGGAATTCGCTGGGAGGTCTAAGAGGTACATCCAATTTAGCTTCCTGGGTGGTTGCTGGAACCCTAGCTTATTTTCTCTGGGTTAAGCCCTCTCAAGAACTCAAGCGACAACAAcag GAGAGAGCAGCACTTGCGGCTCTTGACCCTAACCGGTACGTGGAGAAAAGAAAGCCCATTCCAGATTCGCAG ACAACTGGGTTAATATATGGCGGCAAGAACAAAGCTAATCGATCAGATGAATAG
- the LOC123203268 gene encoding 3-hydroxy-3-methylglutaryl-coenzyme A reductase 1, protein MDVRRRSPKPPRVVGGSNRHDNVTEKRSPSPAPKASDALPLPLYLTNAIFFTLFFSVAYYLLHRWRDKIRNSTPLHVVTLSEIAAIVSLIASFIYLLGFFGIDFVQSFISRASNDAWDLDEETETIISCHPASSPITIAKLVKPEPIITTLSSIEDEEIVKAVLDGTIPSYSLESKIGDCKRAAEIRREALQRMTGRSLQGLPLDGFDYQSILGQCCEMPVGYVQIPVGIAGPLLLDGFEHTVPMATTEGCLVASTNRGCKAIYASGGATSVLLRDGMTRAPVVRFGSAKRSAELKLFLEDPNNFETLSVVFNRSSRFARLQHIKCSMAGKNLYVRFSCGTGDAMGMNMVSKGVQNVLEFLQNDFPDMEVIGISGNFCSDKKPAAVNWIEGRGKSIVCEATIREEVVKEVLKTNVATLVELNMLKNLAGSAVAGALGGFNAHAANIVSAIFIATGQDPAQNVESSHCITMMEAVNDGKDLHISVTMPSIEVGTVGGGTQLASQSACLNLLGVKGASKESPGSNSRLLARIVAGAVLAGELSLMSAIAAGQLVKSHMKYNRSNKDVCKAAS, encoded by the exons ATGGATGTACGCCGGCGGTCACCTAAACCACCACGTGTTGTTGGAGGAAGCAATCGTCATGATAACGTAACTGAGAAACGGTCGCCGTCTCCTGCGCCTAAAGCGTCGGACGCGTTGCCGCTTCCTCTCTACCTGACAAACGCCATTTTCTTCACGCTCTTCTTTTCCGTTGCGTATTACCTGTTGCACCGATGGCGTGACAAGATCCGAAACTCAACTCCGCTTCACGTGGTCACGCTTTCCGAAATCGCTGCCATTGTGTCGCTCATCGCTTCGTTCATATACTTACTCGGATTTTTCGGCATTGACTTCGTACAGTCGTTCATCTCACGCGCTTCTAATGACGCTTGGGATCTGGACGAAGAAACTGAAACAATAATTAGTTGCCATCCAGCCTCTTCCCCCATCACGATTGCCAAATTAGTCAAACCCGAGCCGATAATTACGACTTTGTCCTCCATTGAGGACGAGGAAATTGTTAAGGCCGTTTTGGACGGTACGATTCCGTCATACTCACTTGAATCAAAGATTGGGGACTGTAAACGGGCAGCTGAGATTCGACGCGAGGCGCTTCAGAGAATGACTGGTAGATCATTACAAGGATTACCGTTGGATGGATTTGATTACCAGTCCATTTTAGGTCAGTGTTGTGAAATGCCAGTGGGATATGTGCAGATTCCAGTTGGAATCGCTGGACCGTTATTGCTTGATGGATTTGAACACACTGTACCCATGGCGACGACTGAAGGGTGTTTGGTTGCGAGTACTAATAGAGGGTGTAAGGCAATCTATGCGTCTGGTGGGGCCACCAGTGTGCTTTTGAGAGATGGGATGACGAGGGCGCCGGTTGTGAGATTTGGGAGTGCTAAGAGATCTGCCGAATTGAAGCTATTCTTGGAGGATCCTAacaattttgaaactttgtCCGTCGTTTTTAACAG GTCGAGTAGATTTGCAAGGCTCCAACATATTAAATGCTCTATGGCTGGGAAGAATCTTTATGTTAGATTTAGTTGTGGCACAGGTGATGCAATGGGAATGAACATGGTTTCTAAAGGAGTTCAGAATGTCcttgaatttcttcaaaatGATTTTCCTGATATGGAGGTTATTGGTATATCTG GAAACTTTTGTTCAGACAAGAAACCTGCTGCTGTAAATTGGATTGAAGGACGTGGCAAATCAATTGTTTGTGAGGCAACAATCAGGGAAGAGGTGGTGAAagaggttttaaaaactaatgtAGCTACTCTGGTAGAGCTCAACATGCTAAAGAACCTTGCTGGCTCTGCTGTTGCTGGTGCTCTTGGTGGGTTTAATGCCCATGCTGCCAACATTGTCTCTGCAATCTTTATAGCAACTGGCCAGGATCCAGCACAAAATGTTGAGAGTTCTCATTGTATTACCATGATGGAAGCTGTCAATGACGGTAAGGATCTGCATATCTCTGTGACAATGCCATCTATCGAG GTTGGTACAGTTGGAGGGGGAACTCAACTTGCATCTCAGTCTGCTTGCCTGAATTTGCTTGGTGTGAAAGGTGCGAGCAAAGAATCTCCTGGATCAAACTCGAGGCTCTTGGCCAGGATTGTTGCTGGTGCAGTTCTTGCAGGGGAGCTCTCTCTGATGTCTGCCATTGCAGCTGGTCAACTCGTCAAGAGTCACATGAAATACAACAGATCAAACAAAGATGTATGCAAAGCTGCATCATAA
- the LOC123203412 gene encoding RNA-binding protein 24-A, which translates to MAYQSIPGPSSGSSSSSGFQYMNSPFGDTTYTKVFVGGLAWETQSETMRRYFEQFGEILEAVVITDKNTGRSKGYGFVTFREPEAAKRACAEPTPIIDGRRANCNLASLGRPRPQIFYGRPRPTTLYSGGLQATRAPYIGSFGYQQPLSYSYQQGLVYPPYGYSTYGPEYVYPQGVYNPYMGQQYLQIYGLPGTVNTAVYPYGQLGQTVPGGHGYTPFQTYGMPGHQIVQFSGPSVNAITTSSMPTVQSPYPAGIAAPVPAQPQFLVPAPSQFMQGSGSDQTTG; encoded by the exons ATGGCCTATCAGTCGATTCCGGGTCCTAGCTCGGGATCGAGTTCCAGTTCTGGGTTTCAATACATGAATTCTCCTTTTGGAGATACCACATACACCAAGGTATTTGTCGGGGGACTCGCTTGGGAGACTCAAAGTGAGACCATGCGTCGCTATTTTGAGCAATTCGGTGAGATTCTTGAAGCTGTCGTTATCACTGATAAGAATACTGGGCGATCCAAAGGCTACGGTTTT GTAACTTTTCGGGAACCGGAGGCTGCTAAGAGAGCCTGTGCTGAACCAACTCCAATAATTGATGGTAGGCGAGCAAATTGTAATTTGGCTTCACTTGGGCGACCTCGACCTCAAATATTCTATG GGCGTCCAAGGCCAACAACCCTATACAGTGGGGGCTTGCAAGCCACTCGGGCCCCTTATATTGGAAGCTTTGGCTACCAGCAACCACTTTCATACAGCTACCAACAAGGATTGGTGTATCCTCCTTATGG GTATTCAACATATGGTCCTGAGTACGTTTATCCACAG GGTGTTTACAACCCATATATGGGTCAGCAGTACCTTCAGATATATGGATTACCTGGGACAGTCAACACAGCTGTCTATCCCTATGGACAATTGGGTCAAACTGTTCCTGGAGGTCATGGTTATACCCCATTTCAGACATATGGAATGCCTGGTCATCAGATTGTGCAGTTCAGTGGACCAAGTGTAAATGCAATAACGACTTCATCTATGCCCACAGTTCAGTCACCATATCCTGCCG GTATTGCTGCCCCTGTTCCGGCACAACCTCAATTTTTAGTTCCTGCTCCTTCTCAGTTTATGCAGGGTAGCGGTTCTGACCAAACAACTGGGTGA
- the LOC123203332 gene encoding SWI/SNF complex subunit SWI3B-like: MAAKESPGPSTSVSPPVVKPEIPPISNADVDVVHITGYSRWFSWDAINECEVKFLPEFFDSRSPSKNPGVYKYYRDSIIMKFRKNPSRKITFTDVRRTLVGDVGSIRRVFDFLETWGLINFLASVKPLKWEDKETKSSSSSVEFAALRRETSKRVCNGCKSLCTIACFACEKYDLTLCARCYVRGNYRVGVSSSDFRRVEISEETRTEWTEKETLLLLEAVLHYGDDWRKVAQHVPGRCERDCIIHFIKLPFGEEFIGQRDSREDDSKTSYMKNSGDAESELLSDGTASPSKRIRLTPLADASNPIMAQAAFLSAMAGVGVAEAAARAAVTTQLEVDNRTSKPSLGSLLRIAKHQEAEVASNADTTDNVLERFSFDANSLIEKERLDVEKAVTDIIETQMKEIQDKIVRFEKLDLQMEKEWQQLEEMKNMLFVDQLSLLLHKTSAPNIGDHAEDNRKTHVP, encoded by the exons ATGGCTGCCAAAGAATCTCCCGGACCTTCCACCTCCGTTAGTCCTCCAGTCGTTAAGCCGGAGATTCCTCCCATATCCAACGCCGACGTCGACGTCGTACACATCACCGGCTACTCCA GGTGGTTTTCATGGGACGCTATTAATGAATGCGAGGTCAAATTTCTTCCTGAATTCTTCGATTCGCGTTCCCCTTCCAAAAACCCTGGAGTTTATAAATACTATAGGGATTCTATAATCATGAAATTTCGAAAAAACCCTTCGAGGAAAATCACTTTCACAGATGTCAGGAGGACTCTTGTGGGTGATGTGGGCTCCATTAGAAGAGTATTTGATTTTCTCGAGACTTGGGGACTCATCAATTTCTTGGCTTCTGTAAAGCCCCTCAAATGGGAAGATAAAGAAACTAAGTCCTCTTCTTCTTCCGTTGAATTTGCTGCTTTACGTAGGGAGACTTCTAAGAGGGTTTGCAATGGTTGCAAGTCTCTTTGTACCATTGCTTGTTTTGCTTGTGAAAAG TACGACTTGACGCTGTGTGCAAGATGCTATGTTCGAGGGAACTATCGGGTGGGTGTTAGTTCTTCAGACTTTAGGCGGGTTGAGATCAGTGAGGAGACTAGAACAGAATGGACAGAGAAAGAGACTTTGCTGCTTCTGGAGGCTGTTTTGCATTATGGTGATGACTGGAGGAAAGTTGCACAACATGTTCCTGGTAGATGTGAGAGAGACTGCATCATTCATTTTATCAAGCTTCCTTTCGGGGAGGAATTTATTGGTCAGCGGGACTCACGGGAGGATGATAGCAAAACCAGTTATATGAAGAATTCTGGCGATGCTGAAAGTGAGTTGTTAAGTGATGGCACAGCATCTCCTAGTAAAAGAATACGTCTCACACCTCTTGCAGATGCAAGCAACCCAATCATGGCTCAG GCTGCTTTTCTGTCGGCTATGGCCGGTGTTGGGGTTGCTGAAGCGGCTGCTCGAGCAGCTGTGACAACTCAATTAGAGGTTGATAACAGAACAAGTAAACCAAGTCTTGGATCTCTTCTCAGAATTGCAAAACATCAAG AAGCTGAAGTTGCATCGAATGCTGATACCACTGATAATGTGCTGGAAAGGTTTTCATTTGATGCAAATTCCTTGATAGAGAAGGAACGTCTGGATGTCGAGAAAGCTGTTACTGATATCATAGAAACACAG ATGAAAGAGATCCAAGATAAGATTGTTCGTTTTGAAAAGTTAGATTTGCAGATGGAGAAAGAATGGCAACAGTTGGAGGAAATGAAGAATATGCTTTTTGTCGATCAACTTTCTCTTCTACTCCATAAAACTTCCGCTCCAAATATTGGAGACCATGCTGAGGACAATAGGAAAACTCATGTtccataa
- the LOC123203333 gene encoding psbP domain-containing protein 3, chloroplastic isoform X4, with product MSKLNAEFNLKAMASISSVYSMSLRPRDGSFSPFQGIGKCKKQKAFRCKNYCKKQEQPEEETPVFRVLELEKTQAKRREVVLQLAFTAFSFPAIVPSSLAENDWQVGLGDNGFKSITAFYPAEDSSSNVSVVITGLGPDFTRMESFGKVEEFADTLVSGLDRSWQRPPGVKAELVDCKASKGFYYIEYTLQNPGESCKHLFSAIGMASNGWYNRLYTVTGQFVEENSEKYSSKIEKAVASFRFI from the exons ATGTCCAAACTCAATGCAGAGTTCAATCTGAAAGCCATGGCGTCTATTTCTTCAGTGTATTCGATGTCTCTGCGTCCTCGTGATGGCTCTTTCTCACCTTTCCAAG GAATCGGTAAATGCAAAAAGCAAAAGGCTTTCCGCTGCAAGAACTACTGCAAAAAACAAGAACAACCAGAAGAAGAAACACCAGT ATTTCGGGTGCTGGAGCTAGAGAAGACTCAAGCTAAAAGAAGGGAAGTTGTTTTGCAGTTGGCCTTCACAGCATTTTCTTTTCCAGCCATTGTTCCAAGCTCGTTGGCTGAAAATG ATTGGCAAGTGGGGTTGGGCGATAATGGATTCAAATCAATAACCGCTTTCTACCCAGCAGAAGATTCAAGTTCAAACG TCAGCGTTGTAATCACAGGACTTGGCCCGGATTTTACAAGAATGGAGTCTTTTGGCAAGGTTGAAGAATTCGCAGATACTCTG GTTAGTGGATTGGACAGAAGCTGGCAAAGGCCTCCGGGTGTGAAAGCAGAACTCGTAGATTGTAAAGCATCTAAAG GGTTCTATTACATAGAGTATACGCTGCAGAATCCTGGAGAAAGTTGCAAACATTTGTTTTCAGCCATTGGGATGGCTTCAAATGGTTGGTACAACAGACTATATACTGTCACAGGACAG TTTGTCGAAGAAAACTCGGAGAAATACAGTTCCAAGATTGAAAAG GCAGTTGCTTCTTTCAGGTTCATATGA
- the LOC123203333 gene encoding psbP domain-containing protein 3, chloroplastic isoform X2 → MSKLNAEFNLKAMASISSVYSMSLRPRDGSFSPFQGIGKCKKQKAFRCKNYCKKQEQPEEETPVFRVLELEKTQAKRREVVLQLAFTAFSFPAIVPSSLAENGDFRSYTDDANKFKIWIPQDWQVGLGDNGFKSITAFYPAEDSSSNVSVVITGLGPDFTRMESFGKVEEFADTLVSGLDRSWQRPPGVKAELVDCKASKGFYYIEYTLQNPGESCKHLFSAIGMASNGWYNRLYTVTGQFVEENSEKYSSKIEKAVASFRFI, encoded by the exons ATGTCCAAACTCAATGCAGAGTTCAATCTGAAAGCCATGGCGTCTATTTCTTCAGTGTATTCGATGTCTCTGCGTCCTCGTGATGGCTCTTTCTCACCTTTCCAAG GAATCGGTAAATGCAAAAAGCAAAAGGCTTTCCGCTGCAAGAACTACTGCAAAAAACAAGAACAACCAGAAGAAGAAACACCAGT ATTTCGGGTGCTGGAGCTAGAGAAGACTCAAGCTAAAAGAAGGGAAGTTGTTTTGCAGTTGGCCTTCACAGCATTTTCTTTTCCAGCCATTGTTCCAAGCTCGTTGGCTGAAAATG GGGATTTCCGTAGTTATACTGATGATGCCAACAAATTCAAGATATGGATTCCTCAAG ATTGGCAAGTGGGGTTGGGCGATAATGGATTCAAATCAATAACCGCTTTCTACCCAGCAGAAGATTCAAGTTCAAACG TCAGCGTTGTAATCACAGGACTTGGCCCGGATTTTACAAGAATGGAGTCTTTTGGCAAGGTTGAAGAATTCGCAGATACTCTG GTTAGTGGATTGGACAGAAGCTGGCAAAGGCCTCCGGGTGTGAAAGCAGAACTCGTAGATTGTAAAGCATCTAAAG GGTTCTATTACATAGAGTATACGCTGCAGAATCCTGGAGAAAGTTGCAAACATTTGTTTTCAGCCATTGGGATGGCTTCAAATGGTTGGTACAACAGACTATATACTGTCACAGGACAG TTTGTCGAAGAAAACTCGGAGAAATACAGTTCCAAGATTGAAAAG GCAGTTGCTTCTTTCAGGTTCATATGA
- the LOC123203333 gene encoding psbP domain-containing protein 3, chloroplastic isoform X3 encodes MSKLNAEFNLKAMASISSVYSMSLRPRDGSFSPFQGIGKCKKQKAFRCKNYCKKQEQPEEETPVFRVLELEKTQAKRREVVLQLAFTAFSFPAIVPSSLAENDVPGDFRSYTDDANKFKIWIPQDWQVGLGDNGFKSITAFYPAEDSSSNGLGPDFTRMESFGKVEEFADTLVSGLDRSWQRPPGVKAELVDCKASKGFYYIEYTLQNPGESCKHLFSAIGMASNGWYNRLYTVTGQFVEENSEKYSSKIEKAVASFRFI; translated from the exons ATGTCCAAACTCAATGCAGAGTTCAATCTGAAAGCCATGGCGTCTATTTCTTCAGTGTATTCGATGTCTCTGCGTCCTCGTGATGGCTCTTTCTCACCTTTCCAAG GAATCGGTAAATGCAAAAAGCAAAAGGCTTTCCGCTGCAAGAACTACTGCAAAAAACAAGAACAACCAGAAGAAGAAACACCAGT ATTTCGGGTGCTGGAGCTAGAGAAGACTCAAGCTAAAAGAAGGGAAGTTGTTTTGCAGTTGGCCTTCACAGCATTTTCTTTTCCAGCCATTGTTCCAAGCTCGTTGGCTGAAAATG ATGTTCCAGGGGATTTCCGTAGTTATACTGATGATGCCAACAAATTCAAGATATGGATTCCTCAAG ATTGGCAAGTGGGGTTGGGCGATAATGGATTCAAATCAATAACCGCTTTCTACCCAGCAGAAGATTCAAGTTCAAACG GACTTGGCCCGGATTTTACAAGAATGGAGTCTTTTGGCAAGGTTGAAGAATTCGCAGATACTCTG GTTAGTGGATTGGACAGAAGCTGGCAAAGGCCTCCGGGTGTGAAAGCAGAACTCGTAGATTGTAAAGCATCTAAAG GGTTCTATTACATAGAGTATACGCTGCAGAATCCTGGAGAAAGTTGCAAACATTTGTTTTCAGCCATTGGGATGGCTTCAAATGGTTGGTACAACAGACTATATACTGTCACAGGACAG TTTGTCGAAGAAAACTCGGAGAAATACAGTTCCAAGATTGAAAAG GCAGTTGCTTCTTTCAGGTTCATATGA
- the LOC123203333 gene encoding psbP domain-containing protein 3, chloroplastic isoform X1 has product MSKLNAEFNLKAMASISSVYSMSLRPRDGSFSPFQGIGKCKKQKAFRCKNYCKKQEQPEEETPVFRVLELEKTQAKRREVVLQLAFTAFSFPAIVPSSLAENDVPGDFRSYTDDANKFKIWIPQDWQVGLGDNGFKSITAFYPAEDSSSNVSVVITGLGPDFTRMESFGKVEEFADTLVSGLDRSWQRPPGVKAELVDCKASKGFYYIEYTLQNPGESCKHLFSAIGMASNGWYNRLYTVTGQFVEENSEKYSSKIEKAVASFRFI; this is encoded by the exons ATGTCCAAACTCAATGCAGAGTTCAATCTGAAAGCCATGGCGTCTATTTCTTCAGTGTATTCGATGTCTCTGCGTCCTCGTGATGGCTCTTTCTCACCTTTCCAAG GAATCGGTAAATGCAAAAAGCAAAAGGCTTTCCGCTGCAAGAACTACTGCAAAAAACAAGAACAACCAGAAGAAGAAACACCAGT ATTTCGGGTGCTGGAGCTAGAGAAGACTCAAGCTAAAAGAAGGGAAGTTGTTTTGCAGTTGGCCTTCACAGCATTTTCTTTTCCAGCCATTGTTCCAAGCTCGTTGGCTGAAAATG ATGTTCCAGGGGATTTCCGTAGTTATACTGATGATGCCAACAAATTCAAGATATGGATTCCTCAAG ATTGGCAAGTGGGGTTGGGCGATAATGGATTCAAATCAATAACCGCTTTCTACCCAGCAGAAGATTCAAGTTCAAACG TCAGCGTTGTAATCACAGGACTTGGCCCGGATTTTACAAGAATGGAGTCTTTTGGCAAGGTTGAAGAATTCGCAGATACTCTG GTTAGTGGATTGGACAGAAGCTGGCAAAGGCCTCCGGGTGTGAAAGCAGAACTCGTAGATTGTAAAGCATCTAAAG GGTTCTATTACATAGAGTATACGCTGCAGAATCCTGGAGAAAGTTGCAAACATTTGTTTTCAGCCATTGGGATGGCTTCAAATGGTTGGTACAACAGACTATATACTGTCACAGGACAG TTTGTCGAAGAAAACTCGGAGAAATACAGTTCCAAGATTGAAAAG GCAGTTGCTTCTTTCAGGTTCATATGA